Proteins from a genomic interval of Nitrospirota bacterium:
- a CDS encoding radical SAM protein — protein MLKVCEIFTSIQGESSFAGIPCTFIRLTGCNLRCTYCDTKYAYNDGKEMSVKQILTEVERYGFNLVEITGGEPLLQAGVYQLISNIIDNNHTVLIETNGSVSIKEVDKRAIIILDIKTPGSAMSEKMDFSNFELLKNNDEVKFVLTDRLDYEWAKEVIVSNNLQKKSHLLMSPAYGILPPERLVEWMLKDKLDARLNLQIHKYIFGVEKRRV, from the coding sequence ATCTTAAAAGTATGTGAGATATTTACTAGCATACAGGGAGAGTCAAGCTTTGCAGGTATTCCTTGTACTTTTATCAGATTAACGGGTTGTAATCTCAGGTGCACTTATTGTGATACAAAATATGCATATAATGATGGAAAAGAAATGAGTGTAAAACAAATCCTTACAGAAGTCGAACGTTACGGGTTTAACCTTGTTGAGATTACAGGTGGAGAACCATTGCTTCAAGCAGGTGTTTATCAACTGATATCAAATATCATTGATAATAATCACACTGTTTTAATAGAAACAAATGGTTCGGTATCTATAAAAGAAGTTGATAAAAGGGCTATCATCATACTTGATATTAAGACGCCTGGAAGTGCAATGAGTGAAAAGATGGATTTTTCAAACTTTGAACTATTGAAGAATAATGATGAAGTAAAATTTGTTCTTACAGATAGGTTAGATTACGAATGGGCAAAAGAGGTTATTGTTTCTAATAATCTTCAAAAAAAATCTCATTTACTCATGTCTCCAGCATATGGAATACTTCCTCCTGAAAGACTTGTTGAATGGATGCTCAAAGACAAACTCGATGCACGATTGAATTTGCAGATTCACAAATATATTTTTGGTGTTGAAAAAAGGAGAGTATAA